The following are encoded together in the Novipirellula artificiosorum genome:
- a CDS encoding sulfatase yields MLRCFMHCTIAVLLCLCLVPSVGAAESPPNFVIFYVDDLGWADTSVRMMDDEPLSASDFYQTPALERLAKQGMRFTSGYAPTPTCTGSRISIQFGMTSARLQYRNVFDVLSKKQRPRGWDDEVSMAAVVKAADKNYVTAHFGKGMSVRRMDHAGYDVTDEFDRGPNGNGHGSYIDVNKKVPIPDDNPKRIVDLTRRSVEFVREHAGKRPFFLMVSHYAVHIPHQASPAAIESCRRRWVAAGNPDVGPDDKEYKKHFPEWRYAAMIEETDASLGAILDALKKSKGIDNTYVIFTSDNGGGHGRRDEAGNRFQGPLQEGKRSTYEGGLRVPFIVSGPGIKPGSQCDVPVVQWDLLPTLHDLSGSSAPLPAGVDGGSLRDVFERGDDGVVPRNAPGLVFHYPCHYHPPISVIRIGNYKLMRHLNSGDVKLFNVATDYAEQQDLAQQLPEKVKEMDRILKRYVDEVDGGQVSEVYAAYFEWLDAELQRKEERHQRDVDSLKQRNPPDLEEQLAKLEAELQAARRQHATKTAICEDQMTNPSWRETRKNEVVEEIGIDKKGNVIVPKTEKPPKKKAAKVDE; encoded by the coding sequence ATGCTACGTTGTTTCATGCACTGCACCATCGCCGTGCTGTTGTGTTTGTGTCTCGTTCCCAGCGTGGGCGCCGCCGAGTCGCCGCCTAATTTCGTCATCTTTTATGTAGACGACCTTGGGTGGGCGGACACTTCGGTTCGCATGATGGATGATGAACCGCTTTCGGCCAGCGATTTCTATCAGACCCCGGCACTTGAGCGACTCGCCAAACAGGGAATGCGGTTCACGAGCGGTTACGCACCAACCCCAACATGCACGGGATCACGTATCAGCATTCAGTTCGGCATGACATCAGCCAGATTGCAGTACCGAAACGTATTCGATGTGCTCTCCAAGAAACAACGACCCCGCGGTTGGGACGACGAAGTCTCGATGGCTGCCGTGGTTAAAGCCGCCGACAAAAACTACGTGACGGCTCATTTTGGCAAGGGAATGTCAGTCCGCCGGATGGACCACGCCGGCTACGACGTCACGGACGAATTTGACAGGGGACCTAATGGGAATGGTCATGGCTCGTACATCGACGTCAACAAGAAAGTGCCGATTCCGGACGACAATCCAAAACGAATCGTCGACCTGACGCGGCGCTCCGTTGAGTTCGTGCGAGAACACGCCGGCAAGCGACCGTTCTTCCTGATGGTTTCGCACTACGCCGTGCACATTCCCCATCAAGCCAGCCCGGCGGCGATCGAGAGCTGCCGACGACGGTGGGTTGCAGCGGGAAATCCGGATGTTGGCCCGGATGACAAGGAATACAAAAAGCACTTTCCGGAGTGGCGATATGCTGCGATGATCGAAGAGACCGACGCGAGTCTCGGGGCCATCCTCGACGCGCTCAAGAAATCAAAAGGAATCGACAACACGTACGTCATCTTCACGTCCGACAACGGAGGCGGTCACGGCCGTCGTGACGAAGCAGGCAATCGATTCCAGGGCCCACTGCAAGAGGGCAAGCGTTCGACATACGAAGGCGGCCTGCGTGTTCCGTTCATCGTCTCCGGCCCCGGAATCAAACCTGGTTCGCAATGCGACGTCCCCGTCGTGCAATGGGATCTGCTGCCCACGCTGCACGATCTGTCCGGCAGTTCCGCGCCGCTGCCCGCCGGCGTTGACGGCGGAAGCCTGCGAGACGTGTTCGAGCGCGGCGATGACGGCGTTGTTCCTCGGAACGCTCCCGGTTTGGTCTTCCACTACCCTTGCCACTACCACCCGCCGATCAGCGTGATTCGGATTGGTAATTACAAACTGATGCGTCATCTAAATTCCGGAGATGTCAAACTATTCAACGTGGCGACGGACTATGCCGAGCAGCAGGACCTCGCCCAGCAACTGCCGGAGAAAGTCAAAGAGATGGATCGAATTCTCAAGCGGTACGTTGATGAAGTCGACGGCGGCCAGGTGTCGGAAGTCTACGCTGCGTATTTCGAGTGGCTAGATGCGGAGCTCCAGAGAAAAGAGGAACGACATCAGCGTGACGTCGATTCGCTCAAGCAAAGGAACCCGCCGGATCTGGAAGAGCAACTCGCAAAGCTGGAAGCAGAATTGCAGGCGGCGCGGCGCCAGCACGCCACAAAGACGGCCATCTGCGAAGATCAGATGACGAATCCATCCTGGCGTGAAACGAGGAAGAACGAGGTAGTTGAAGAAATCGGGATCGACAAAAAGGGAAATGTCATCGTCCCTAAAACAGAAAAACCGCCTAAAAAGAAAGCCGCGAAGGTGGACGAGTGA
- a CDS encoding glycoside hydrolase family 127 protein, with the protein MHWSYIIQLLPSITLALLVGTATADYPLKPVPFNEVEMTSDFWRPRLETQRKTLVPFAFERTQPGAEHLKAARDFLAGKKVEDHRAHRFIDSDLYKVMEGAAYLLQLRRDPELEAKLDELADIIAGAQEANGYLYPSHTTGVGTAKNMMGDAPYTFVVHSHELYNVGHLYEAAIAYYQATGKTKLLDVAERSAHHINEVFFLGDPRYNDGKPIRQAPGHQELELALVKLYRVTGEQLYLDMARRFLEIRGLTYVPDGEGVMSPTYAQQHAPVTQQTEAVGHAVRATYLYSAMADVGTLTGEPGYGQALDHIWGDITNTRMHITGGLGAVHGIEGFGPQYELPNADAFNETCAAVGNVLFNYRMFLLHKDARYLDVAEVALLNNVLAAVNLEGNRFFYVNPLEADGKHPFNHGTAGRAPWFGTACCPSNMARLLPQVPGMTYAHDDRDVYITFYAESRTEITLDDVKVKLQQQTAYPNDGEISLVVNPAKQKRFRVLLRIPTWVREQFVPGALYRYVDTNNEPVRLTVNGEDASLQLEKGFVAIDRQWQAGDRVQLKLPMPVHITECHPAVKANQNRIALTRGPFVLCAEGVDNGGATQRFFFAKHPEVADAEVSTKTIDAGSFLQVKIDAQAITADKSIENSPLVLTPYYAWNNRGVSSMTVWFPRDPKLAVFDPHLLPKESIFSKVTASHTFADDTVTAIGDGKEPRFSSGKDVPRWTSRPQKNEPQWVEARFHATKSLRSVGVYWMQDQFDVKFPAEWSLEVEQNGEWTPFELYTTDRYDTRANQFNIVHPAAPIRCDAIRVRMTPKEDTCVGILEMIAEFEKE; encoded by the coding sequence GTGCATTGGTCATACATCATTCAACTCTTGCCTTCGATTACTCTTGCCTTACTCGTTGGCACGGCGACTGCCGACTACCCGCTCAAGCCGGTGCCCTTCAACGAAGTTGAGATGACCAGCGACTTCTGGCGGCCGCGGCTGGAAACGCAGCGGAAGACGCTGGTGCCATTTGCTTTTGAACGCACGCAACCCGGTGCCGAACACTTGAAGGCCGCGCGCGACTTTCTGGCTGGGAAAAAGGTCGAAGATCATCGGGCTCACCGGTTCATTGATTCGGACCTTTACAAGGTCATGGAGGGAGCCGCCTATCTGCTGCAGTTGCGACGTGATCCGGAGTTGGAAGCGAAGCTCGACGAACTCGCTGACATCATTGCCGGTGCGCAGGAGGCAAACGGCTACCTGTATCCCTCCCACACGACAGGTGTCGGCACGGCGAAGAACATGATGGGCGACGCGCCCTATACGTTCGTGGTCCATAGCCACGAACTTTATAACGTCGGGCATCTGTATGAGGCGGCAATCGCGTATTACCAGGCGACTGGAAAGACGAAGCTGCTCGATGTTGCCGAGAGGAGCGCTCACCACATCAACGAGGTCTTCTTTCTCGGCGATCCGAGATACAACGATGGCAAGCCGATTCGCCAGGCTCCCGGGCACCAGGAACTGGAACTCGCGCTGGTCAAGCTGTATCGAGTCACCGGCGAGCAACTCTATCTGGATATGGCCCGGAGGTTTCTTGAAATCCGCGGCTTGACTTACGTGCCGGATGGGGAAGGCGTGATGTCGCCGACTTACGCACAGCAGCATGCCCCGGTCACACAGCAGACAGAAGCCGTCGGACACGCCGTTCGCGCGACTTACCTTTATTCGGCGATGGCCGATGTTGGCACGCTGACGGGCGAGCCCGGATACGGTCAGGCCCTCGATCACATCTGGGGAGATATCACCAACACGCGCATGCACATTACCGGTGGACTCGGTGCCGTGCATGGTATTGAAGGGTTCGGGCCGCAATATGAACTCCCGAACGCCGATGCTTTCAACGAAACGTGCGCGGCCGTGGGCAACGTGCTGTTTAACTATCGTATGTTCCTGTTGCATAAGGACGCGCGATACCTTGATGTGGCCGAAGTGGCACTGCTGAACAATGTGCTCGCAGCGGTCAATCTCGAAGGCAATCGCTTCTTCTACGTCAATCCGCTGGAAGCCGACGGCAAGCATCCGTTCAATCATGGGACTGCTGGACGAGCCCCGTGGTTTGGAACGGCCTGTTGTCCATCCAACATGGCTCGACTGCTGCCGCAGGTTCCCGGCATGACGTACGCGCACGACGACCGCGATGTCTACATTACCTTTTATGCCGAGAGCCGCACGGAAATCACGCTCGACGATGTGAAGGTCAAGCTGCAGCAGCAGACCGCTTATCCCAATGACGGCGAAATCAGTCTGGTTGTGAATCCCGCGAAGCAAAAACGGTTTCGCGTGCTGCTCCGAATACCGACCTGGGTTCGCGAGCAATTTGTCCCGGGTGCCCTGTACCGCTACGTGGACACAAACAACGAACCCGTGCGTCTGACGGTCAACGGCGAGGACGCTTCGCTACAACTCGAAAAGGGTTTTGTCGCGATTGATCGTCAGTGGCAGGCGGGTGATCGAGTGCAGTTGAAACTGCCGATGCCCGTTCACATCACCGAATGCCATCCGGCAGTGAAGGCCAATCAGAATCGCATTGCGCTGACGCGCGGTCCGTTCGTGCTCTGCGCCGAAGGAGTGGACAACGGCGGCGCGACGCAGCGTTTCTTCTTCGCAAAACATCCGGAGGTCGCAGACGCAGAAGTCTCGACAAAGACGATCGACGCCGGTTCGTTTCTGCAAGTGAAGATCGACGCGCAAGCGATTACGGCAGACAAGTCTATCGAGAACTCGCCACTCGTACTTACGCCGTACTATGCGTGGAACAACCGCGGCGTCAGTTCGATGACCGTCTGGTTCCCGCGTGATCCCAAACTGGCCGTGTTCGATCCCCATTTGTTGCCCAAGGAAAGCATCTTCTCGAAAGTGACGGCGTCGCACACGTTCGCCGACGACACGGTCACTGCGATCGGTGACGGCAAGGAGCCGCGATTCTCCAGCGGTAAGGATGTGCCTCGCTGGACAAGCCGCCCACAGAAGAACGAACCGCAGTGGGTCGAAGCTCGTTTCCACGCGACGAAGAGCCTGAGAAGCGTCGGCGTCTATTGGATGCAGGACCAGTTTGACGTGAAGTTTCCGGCCGAGTGGTCGCTGGAAGTTGAGCAAAATGGAGAGTGGACTCCGTTCGAGCTGTACACCACCGACCGGTACGACACACGGGCGAATCAGTTCAACATCGTTCACCCCGCCGCACCCATCCGGTGCGACGCAATCCGTGTGCGGATGACCCCAAAAGAAGATACCTGCGTTGGAATCCTCGAAATGATCGCAGAGTTCGAGAAAGAATGA
- a CDS encoding enolase C-terminal domain-like protein gives MIQRIMNRRTFLSHTAVAAAATALPGFAHAADSPLSAHRVESVEFRTVSVPWPRQVGRNSRGGIHGNGPTKLRVGVLHTDKGATGWGQTQGKTGSSAQLLELVKGRTVAELIDPATGIRSEKHHAIDIPLHDLAGVILNQPVWAMMGAEKPHLTKVYSGMIYFDDLDPADKPAGIDKVLENCRWDYDYGYRQFKVKIGRGNKWMPAKAGLERDIDVVNAIHKAFPDVEILVDGNNGFTVDTMIGFLKGIADVPLFWIEEPFHETVADWTRLKDYLVANGRKETLRADGEAQPDFPVLEELQKDHTLNVRLEDICGHGFTKWRRQMPQLTRQGIGVSPHTWGTALKAVYTAHFVGGYGNAPTIEGVTTQGGDVDFGENRIINAQFHPSNQPGFGLSLPTLQ, from the coding sequence ATGATCCAACGCATCATGAACCGCCGCACATTCCTGAGCCACACGGCCGTCGCCGCGGCTGCGACTGCGCTGCCTGGGTTCGCGCACGCCGCCGATTCGCCGCTCTCCGCACACCGCGTTGAAAGCGTCGAGTTCCGGACCGTCAGCGTTCCCTGGCCGCGCCAGGTCGGCCGCAATTCTCGTGGCGGCATCCACGGGAATGGGCCCACGAAGTTGCGAGTCGGTGTCCTGCACACCGACAAAGGCGCGACCGGTTGGGGCCAAACTCAGGGGAAAACCGGCAGCTCTGCGCAGCTCCTGGAACTCGTCAAAGGAAGAACCGTTGCCGAATTGATCGACCCGGCGACTGGCATCCGTTCAGAGAAACATCATGCGATCGACATTCCGCTGCATGACCTCGCGGGCGTGATTCTGAATCAACCTGTCTGGGCCATGATGGGCGCAGAGAAACCGCATCTCACCAAAGTCTATTCCGGCATGATCTACTTCGATGACCTGGACCCGGCAGACAAACCCGCTGGCATCGACAAAGTTCTAGAGAACTGCCGCTGGGATTACGACTATGGGTACCGCCAGTTCAAAGTCAAAATCGGACGCGGCAACAAGTGGATGCCTGCCAAGGCGGGCCTCGAGCGCGACATCGACGTCGTCAACGCCATCCACAAGGCTTTTCCGGACGTCGAAATCCTGGTCGACGGCAACAACGGCTTCACCGTCGACACCATGATCGGCTTCCTCAAGGGCATCGCCGACGTCCCGCTCTTCTGGATCGAGGAACCGTTCCACGAAACCGTCGCCGACTGGACTCGTCTGAAGGATTACCTCGTCGCCAACGGCCGCAAGGAAACCCTTCGCGCCGACGGCGAAGCCCAACCCGATTTCCCGGTCCTTGAAGAGCTTCAGAAGGACCACACGCTCAACGTCCGCCTGGAAGACATCTGCGGCCACGGTTTCACCAAGTGGCGCAGGCAAATGCCGCAACTCACCAGGCAAGGCATCGGCGTATCACCACACACTTGGGGCACCGCGCTGAAAGCCGTCTACACCGCCCACTTCGTCGGCGGCTATGGAAACGCTCCCACGATCGAAGGCGTCACGACGCAAGGCGGCGATGTCGACTTCGGTGAAAACAGAATCATCAACGCTCAATTCCACCCTTCCAACCAACCCGGCTTCGGCCTCTCGCTGCCAACTTTGCAGTAA
- a CDS encoding sulfatase-like hydrolase/transferase, with protein MSFNAQHALPLILLAILVSSVAETRAQPSPSRPSKPNIIIMMADDMGIGDTSAYLGVRLSPSAPPNERTLRTPNLERFAQSGILFTDGYAPASMCSATRYSLLTGRFAHRSYLKYQGWLPHGPNTPMIQQALTTLPEMLQANGYRTAGIGKYHVGMSFDDGAGKPADDFYFHDVDFTKPLLDGPTHHGFDEYFGVPGNTEDPLDTEPRVLIRNDRFAFTDRKRMKLIGMKEREGRILASPEWDLKQLGPLYLREAESFIDRQSKRPDEPFFLYYVPNANHFQRNPDGDYAVPDEIAGTPIRGQSQYSDAAKAADREDMVLENDVVLGKLLEKLMTTNDPRWPGHKLIENTLVIFTSDNGPNIGDNLGRNQESGGLRGKKAKLWEGGIRVPFLVSWPAVLEGGILNRSIVTLTDLYATLARIVGHSLAPDEAQDSHDVFAYWKDAPDALDTRPRVFFCHLGPPYLSDALAIRKGTHKLIVNGGLAMPWAPWSADGSRGDSLPTVVYDLKHDLYEDADTLDGPPSDIAHHLADELLEIHNRGYAGDLNLPSGPHLIIHPGWHNLRNDVTGEIGFEFQLRTGGGDKLVTHLGMFDDYDKDTSVRPARSVPTEHQRDQPSTPPAKNKKRQMAAKHTLSLLRVESDGPIEIVRCQVSSGDTGELQGSFRCIPLQEPVRLRHESTYILLMSTKVADGDRFHDPVSFDGLSPLVHPDVVVRRSILVRNEDIDDRGGLPAFEDVHDSYSKYRMPVGPTLLFQQ; from the coding sequence ATGTCCTTTAATGCTCAACACGCACTTCCGCTAATCCTGCTTGCAATTCTCGTATCGAGCGTCGCAGAGACTCGCGCTCAGCCATCGCCCTCACGACCTTCCAAACCGAACATCATCATCATGATGGCGGACGATATGGGAATTGGAGACACGAGCGCCTACCTGGGAGTCCGTCTTAGCCCGAGTGCGCCTCCGAATGAAAGGACATTGCGAACTCCAAATCTCGAACGTTTTGCACAATCTGGCATCCTATTCACTGACGGTTATGCGCCCGCCTCGATGTGCAGTGCAACTCGGTATTCGCTGTTGACCGGCCGATTTGCTCATCGGTCGTACCTGAAGTATCAGGGCTGGCTGCCTCACGGCCCGAATACACCCATGATCCAGCAGGCGTTGACGACACTGCCTGAAATGCTTCAGGCAAACGGTTACCGAACAGCCGGAATCGGCAAGTATCACGTTGGCATGTCATTCGACGACGGCGCAGGAAAACCGGCCGACGATTTCTACTTTCACGATGTGGACTTTACAAAGCCACTGCTCGACGGCCCGACTCATCACGGTTTCGACGAATACTTCGGGGTGCCGGGAAACACCGAAGACCCGCTCGATACCGAGCCGCGTGTCCTGATCCGCAACGACCGCTTCGCCTTCACGGATCGCAAACGGATGAAGCTGATCGGTATGAAGGAACGCGAGGGCCGCATCCTGGCCTCACCGGAATGGGATCTCAAACAGCTCGGTCCGCTTTACCTGCGTGAAGCCGAGTCGTTCATTGATCGGCAGTCAAAAAGGCCTGACGAACCGTTCTTTCTGTACTACGTGCCAAACGCGAATCACTTTCAACGGAATCCCGATGGAGATTATGCCGTTCCAGATGAAATCGCGGGCACGCCGATTAGAGGTCAAAGTCAATACAGCGACGCAGCGAAGGCAGCCGATCGGGAGGACATGGTCCTGGAAAACGACGTTGTCCTTGGCAAGCTTCTAGAGAAGCTCATGACGACCAACGATCCTCGCTGGCCCGGCCACAAGCTGATTGAAAACACACTCGTCATCTTCACCAGCGACAACGGGCCGAACATAGGTGACAACCTCGGCAGAAATCAGGAAAGCGGAGGTCTGCGCGGCAAGAAGGCGAAACTCTGGGAAGGCGGCATCCGAGTTCCCTTCCTCGTTTCCTGGCCGGCAGTTCTCGAAGGTGGAATACTCAACAGATCGATTGTGACGCTGACCGATCTGTATGCGACGCTCGCCCGTATCGTTGGACACTCGCTTGCTCCCGACGAAGCCCAGGACAGTCACGACGTCTTTGCCTACTGGAAGGACGCTCCCGACGCACTGGACACTCGCCCACGCGTTTTCTTCTGCCATCTGGGACCACCGTATCTCAGTGACGCGTTGGCCATCCGGAAGGGGACGCATAAGCTCATCGTCAACGGTGGCCTGGCCATGCCCTGGGCTCCCTGGTCAGCCGATGGGTCGCGAGGCGATTCCCTTCCAACCGTGGTCTACGACTTGAAGCATGACCTCTATGAAGACGCCGACACGCTCGACGGACCTCCCAGTGACATCGCACACCATCTGGCAGATGAACTTCTTGAAATCCATAATCGCGGTTACGCCGGAGATTTGAATCTACCCTCTGGTCCACATCTGATCATTCACCCGGGCTGGCATAACCTGCGAAACGACGTGACCGGAGAAATCGGGTTTGAATTCCAGCTTCGAACGGGCGGCGGTGATAAGCTGGTCACTCATCTCGGAATGTTCGATGACTATGACAAAGACACTTCTGTCCGACCCGCCAGGTCCGTTCCGACGGAGCACCAGCGCGACCAGCCTTCGACACCGCCGGCCAAGAATAAGAAACGCCAGATGGCCGCGAAGCACACCCTGAGCCTTCTCCGCGTCGAATCAGACGGACCGATTGAGATTGTCCGATGCCAGGTATCGTCGGGAGACACCGGCGAGTTGCAAGGCTCGTTCCGCTGCATCCCCCTTCAAGAGCCTGTTCGCTTGAGACACGAATCTACGTATATTCTTCTGATGTCGACCAAGGTTGCCGACGGAGATCGTTTTCACGACCCGGTCAGCTTCGACGGTCTTTCACCGCTGGTGCATCCGGATGTCGTCGTCCGTCGCAGTATCCTCGTTCGAAACGAAGATATTGACGATCGCGGTGGTCTCCCGGCCTTCGAAGACGTGCATGACTCCTACTCGAAATATCGAATGCCCGTCGGACCGACGCTCCTGTTCCAACAATGA
- a CDS encoding DUF1501 domain-containing protein, producing MFTRRQFLSHVSAASGIVATGSLWTEDDIVPATSVPLHHAGKVKSIIFYYCKGGPSQAHTFDKPRSVKDPALHPFSFSKSGQSGLEISDVFPALQNVADDLCLIRSGYGALATHNEGGIHIFTSASKLGASLGAWMLHGLGSGNRSLPGHVLLTGRAEGDNWALSDGEVLGGARSVGAGGLPPSLQAQVVRDLERPIANLDSRMSPAEQSRWLTELGELNSVFSKRHPHVPDIDARTESFLAAQRMQTAAPEAFDLSKEISNPSIRKRYGLDPQPTRSTGTKLLLARRLVERGVRFVLVPSMEVPNLEGGSGSWDTHTPTQVRGLIPNLATACDQPLAGLITDLKERGLLDQTLVVWGGEMGRGGPGHMNHNGSAFTWWMAGGGVRPGFAYGSTDEQGFTAVENPIHVRDLHATILWMCGLDYRQLNYNGVGLDTTCKVAKDIIG from the coding sequence ATGTTCACACGCCGCCAGTTTCTAAGTCACGTTTCCGCCGCTTCGGGTATCGTTGCCACAGGCTCGCTGTGGACCGAGGACGACATCGTTCCCGCGACATCGGTGCCGCTTCATCATGCCGGCAAGGTGAAGAGCATCATCTTCTACTATTGCAAAGGGGGACCATCGCAGGCGCACACGTTTGATAAGCCTCGCAGCGTGAAAGATCCCGCTCTGCATCCGTTCTCGTTTTCGAAGTCCGGTCAGTCCGGGCTGGAGATATCGGATGTTTTTCCGGCACTTCAGAACGTGGCCGATGACCTTTGCCTGATCCGCAGCGGGTACGGTGCACTGGCCACGCACAATGAGGGCGGCATCCACATTTTCACCAGTGCCAGCAAGCTGGGTGCAAGTCTGGGAGCATGGATGCTGCACGGTCTGGGCAGCGGCAACCGCAGCCTGCCCGGTCACGTGCTGTTGACTGGTCGGGCGGAAGGCGACAACTGGGCGCTGTCGGACGGCGAAGTGCTCGGTGGAGCAAGGTCCGTTGGAGCCGGTGGCCTGCCACCGTCGCTTCAGGCACAGGTCGTCCGCGACCTGGAACGCCCGATCGCGAACCTCGACAGTAGAATGTCGCCAGCGGAGCAGTCTCGGTGGCTGACCGAACTCGGCGAACTGAACTCTGTATTCAGCAAACGTCATCCACACGTGCCTGATATCGATGCACGCACCGAATCGTTTCTCGCCGCGCAACGCATGCAGACGGCTGCTCCGGAAGCATTCGATCTGTCGAAAGAAATTTCGAATCCGTCGATTCGGAAACGGTACGGCCTGGATCCTCAGCCGACAAGAAGTACGGGTACGAAGTTGCTTCTCGCGCGAAGACTGGTCGAACGGGGCGTGCGGTTCGTTCTTGTGCCCAGCATGGAGGTACCGAACCTGGAAGGCGGCAGTGGCAGTTGGGACACGCATACTCCAACGCAGGTCCGCGGACTAATTCCGAATCTCGCAACAGCGTGCGATCAACCGCTGGCCGGGCTGATTACCGATCTCAAAGAACGCGGTCTGCTGGACCAGACGCTGGTCGTGTGGGGCGGCGAAATGGGTCGAGGCGGACCTGGTCACATGAACCACAACGGCAGCGCCTTCACCTGGTGGATGGCTGGCGGAGGCGTGCGCCCCGGTTTTGCTTATGGTTCCACGGACGAGCAGGGATTCACGGCCGTCGAGAATCCGATCCATGTGCGCGACCTTCACGCAACCATCCTGTGGATGTGCGGTCTGGACTACCGTCAGCTCAACTACAACGGAGTCGGCCTCGACACAACCTGCAAAGTTGCAAAGGACATCATCGGCTAG